From Alphaproteobacteria bacterium, the proteins below share one genomic window:
- a CDS encoding FtsX-like permease family protein: MTPHRRTPNFSLAVVMARRELRGGLKGFRVFLACLALGVAAVAGVGSVGTAVNEGLRQDARKLLGGDVDLRLVHRPAAADRIAFLESQGAVSQAVEMRAMARGVDGERRQLVELKAVDDPYPLYGAIELDGAADIRQALAERDGRFGAVADRAVLEALDLALGDIVRLGDADFELRATIVREPDRTTRIFGFGPRLMVAQAALDSTGLIQPGSLVSYHYRLRLPAEISVADWVKDLKELYPEAGWRIRDRRNASPGLKSFIDRLTVYLSLVGLTALLVGGVGIAGAVRNYLDGKVGTIATMKCLGAPNRLVFRVYMTQVLILALGGILVGLFVGAVAPLLLAPLIADQLPIATRFGFYAQPLVLAASYGLLIAAVFSIWPLAQARDVPAAALFRSLVAPPRRRPPTPYLVALAALATLLGALAIASAEDHWLAMWFVIGAIATLLIFRGAAALIGRLAELATRRRLFTGGRPGLRMAIANLHRPGAPTTSVVLSLGIGLTVLAAVALVEGNLARQVNEQIPERAPTFFFIDIQPDQVAAFDAAVTGIPGVTGLSRVPSLRGRIAAIDGVPVEEAEIAPDAKWAVRNERGLTYATEIPNGSTVVAGEWWPADYAGPPLLSFDEKLAAGMGLEVGDTLTVNVLGREVTATIGNLRRIDWTSLGINFTIVFAPGALEGAPQTHIATASAPPELETPLLRAVTDTFANVSAIRVKDALEQINRILQNIADAMRVNAGVALLAGALVLAGAVTAGHHRRVYDAVVLKVLGARRREVLRAFLIEYGLLGIASAIIAGALGTIAAWAVLTQVMRTEWVFLPGTLVVTGLVCVVVTLVFGFAGTWRALNRKAAPLLRNE, from the coding sequence ATGACGCCACACCGGCGGACGCCGAATTTCTCGCTCGCCGTTGTGATGGCGCGGCGTGAGCTGCGCGGCGGACTGAAAGGCTTTCGGGTCTTCCTCGCCTGCCTGGCGTTGGGCGTCGCCGCCGTCGCCGGGGTCGGCTCGGTGGGCACCGCGGTCAACGAGGGTCTACGCCAGGACGCCCGGAAATTGCTTGGCGGCGACGTCGATTTGCGGCTCGTCCATCGTCCCGCCGCCGCCGACCGGATCGCGTTTCTCGAAAGCCAGGGCGCGGTGTCGCAGGCGGTGGAGATGCGGGCCATGGCGCGCGGCGTCGATGGCGAACGCCGTCAACTGGTCGAGCTCAAGGCGGTCGACGACCCCTACCCGCTCTACGGCGCCATCGAGCTCGACGGTGCCGCCGACATCCGGCAAGCGCTGGCGGAGCGCGACGGCCGTTTCGGCGCGGTCGCCGATCGCGCCGTGTTGGAGGCCCTCGATCTCGCGCTCGGCGACATCGTCCGTCTCGGCGACGCGGATTTCGAATTACGCGCGACGATCGTCCGCGAGCCCGACCGCACGACGCGCATCTTCGGCTTCGGCCCGCGCCTGATGGTGGCCCAGGCGGCGCTCGATTCGACCGGCCTGATCCAGCCCGGCAGCCTGGTCTCCTACCATTACCGCCTGCGGCTGCCGGCCGAGATTTCGGTCGCCGACTGGGTCAAGGATCTCAAGGAGCTCTATCCCGAGGCCGGTTGGCGCATCCGCGACCGGCGCAACGCCTCGCCCGGCCTCAAATCGTTCATCGACCGGCTCACCGTCTATCTGTCGCTGGTCGGGCTGACCGCGCTGCTCGTCGGCGGCGTCGGCATCGCCGGCGCGGTGCGCAACTATCTCGACGGCAAGGTCGGCACCATCGCCACGATGAAATGCCTCGGTGCGCCGAATCGGCTCGTCTTCCGCGTCTATATGACCCAGGTCCTGATCCTCGCCCTGGGCGGCATCCTCGTCGGCCTGTTCGTCGGCGCGGTCGCGCCGTTGCTGTTGGCGCCCTTGATCGCCGATCAGCTGCCGATCGCCACCCGCTTCGGATTCTATGCGCAGCCGCTGGTTCTGGCCGCCTCCTACGGCCTGTTGATCGCCGCCGTGTTCTCGATCTGGCCCTTGGCGCAGGCCCGCGACGTGCCGGCGGCGGCGCTGTTTCGCAGCCTGGTGGCGCCGCCGCGGCGGCGTCCGCCGACGCCCTACCTCGTCGCCCTCGCCGCCTTGGCGACGCTCCTGGGTGCGCTCGCCATCGCCAGCGCCGAGGACCATTGGCTGGCGATGTGGTTCGTCATCGGCGCGATCGCGACGCTGCTGATCTTCCGCGGCGCGGCGGCACTCATCGGCCGGCTCGCCGAGCTCGCCACCCGGCGCCGCCTGTTCACCGGCGGCCGCCCGGGGTTGCGCATGGCGATCGCCAATCTGCACCGGCCCGGCGCGCCAACCACCAGCGTCGTGCTGTCCCTCGGCATCGGCCTGACGGTGCTGGCCGCGGTCGCCCTGGTCGAGGGCAACCTCGCCCGCCAGGTCAACGAACAGATCCCCGAGCGCGCGCCGACATTCTTCTTTATCGACATCCAGCCCGACCAGGTCGCGGCGTTCGACGCAGCGGTCACCGGCATCCCCGGCGTCACCGGCCTGTCCCGCGTGCCCAGCCTGCGCGGGCGCATCGCCGCCATCGACGGCGTCCCGGTCGAAGAGGCGGAGATCGCCCCCGACGCGAAATGGGCGGTCCGCAACGAGCGCGGCTTGACCTACGCCACCGAGATCCCCAATGGATCGACGGTCGTCGCCGGCGAATGGTGGCCCGCCGATTATGCCGGCCCGCCGCTGTTGTCGTTCGACGAGAAGCTCGCCGCCGGCATGGGCCTGGAGGTCGGCGATACGTTGACCGTCAATGTTCTCGGTCGCGAGGTCACGGCGACCATCGGCAATCTGCGCCGCATCGACTGGACCTCGCTCGGTATCAACTTCACCATCGTCTTCGCGCCGGGCGCGCTCGAGGGCGCGCCGCAGACCCATATCGCGACGGCGTCGGCCCCGCCCGAGCTGGAAACCCCGCTGCTGCGCGCGGTCACCGACACCTTCGCCAATGTGTCGGCGATTCGCGTCAAGGATGCCCTCGAGCAGATCAACCGGATTCTCCAGAACATCGCCGATGCGATGCGGGTCAACGCCGGCGTGGCGTTGCTCGCCGGCGCGCTGGTTCTTGCCGGCGCGGTCACCGCCGGCCATCATCGCCGGGTTTATGACGCCGTCGTTCTCAAGGTGCTCGGCGCCCGGCGGAGGGAGGTGCTGCGTGCGTTCTTGATCGAATACGGGCTACTCGGGATCGCCTCGGCGATCATCGCCGGCGCGCTCGGGACCATTGCCGCGTGGGCGGTGCTGACCCAGGTCATGCGCACCGAATGGGTGTTCCTGCCCGGCACGCTCGTCGTCACCGGCCTGGTCTGTGTCGTGGTCACGCTGGTGTTCGGGTTCGCCGGCACTTGGCGCGCGCTCAACCGCAAGGCCGCGCCCCTG
- a CDS encoding ABC transporter ATP-binding protein, which produces MIELADVRLSLRSIAGNVDILRGLDFQVGHGESVAVVGPSGAGKSTMMMIVAGLERADSGKVRVSGTDLTGLDEDGLALFRRDHVGIVFQSFHLIPTMTALENVAVPLEFAGRGDAFDRAREGLERVGLGHRLTHYPGQLSGGEQQRVAIARAFAPGADLLLADEPTGNLDGATGEKIIDLLFDLQEADGRTLILITHDEALASRCDRVARLFDGRIVDDGRPGEALAAVP; this is translated from the coding sequence ATGATCGAGCTCGCCGACGTGCGGCTCTCGTTGCGCAGCATTGCGGGCAATGTCGACATCCTGCGCGGCCTCGACTTCCAGGTCGGTCACGGCGAATCGGTCGCCGTCGTGGGACCGTCGGGTGCCGGCAAGTCGACGATGATGATGATCGTCGCCGGTCTCGAGCGCGCCGACAGCGGGAAGGTCCGGGTCTCGGGGACCGATCTGACCGGGCTCGATGAGGACGGCCTCGCGCTCTTTCGCCGCGACCATGTCGGCATCGTATTCCAGAGTTTCCACCTGATCCCGACCATGACGGCGCTCGAGAATGTCGCCGTGCCGCTCGAGTTCGCCGGCCGCGGCGACGCCTTCGACCGTGCCCGAGAGGGCCTCGAGCGGGTCGGCCTCGGCCATCGCCTGACCCACTACCCGGGACAGTTGTCCGGCGGCGAGCAGCAGCGCGTCGCCATCGCCCGCGCCTTCGCGCCCGGCGCCGATCTGTTGCTGGCCGACGAGCCGACCGGAAACCTCGACGGCGCCACCGGCGAAAAGATCATCGACCTGTTGTTCGATCTGCAGGAAGCCGACGGCCGGACCCTCATCCTGATCACCCATGACGAGGCGCTGGCCTCGCGCTGCGACCGGGTGGCGCGGTTGTTCGACGGCCGCATCGTCGACGACGGCCGACCGGGCGAGGCGCTCGCGGCGGTGCCATGA